A single genomic interval of Christensenellaceae bacterium 44-20 harbors:
- the priA gene encoding primosomal protein N' has translation MEKRYVEVIVDVAHSSVDKIFDYELPEGMEAQAGSRILAPFGRTQVEGIVLAVKQETALSPEKIRAVQRVIDEQPVVTQDQILLAKYMCAKYHATMAFCLRLMFPAKLRGERIRPKLIRVAEVVSREKLAEEEKKCYTKEGVVRAKNRLKTICKLKESGKMPTALLDAPSVRYLRDSGAVAIQEEQEYREPYAEIAAQEKKIELNPEQKAAAEQISRAVEQGDKQVFLLHGVTGSGKTEVYIACVRRALELGKSAIVLVPEIALTPQMLGEFSRNFPGEIAVFHSGLSDGERFDEWRRLRQGQAHIILGARSAVFMPAENLGLIILDEEHEASYKAENFPPYHAADIAKMRAAISQASVVLASATPLIEDYAKTELGIYQLVELPHRVAGRKMPPIMLVDMKKEFLRGNRGMLSLALQREMAEVLEKGEQGILFLNRRGYASSVICPSCGHARMCSHCDVPLKYHKNDGQLHCHYCGRVFPLEAQCPDCGEPFYKLSGAGTERIEEEVRRIFPRARVLRMDFDTTRKKNAHQEIFQAFRKGEADFLIGTQMISRGLDFPGVTLAAVLAADTMLTTGDYRQEERTFAMIEQVGGRAGRARPGKVVVQTYNPEHYAIGFAARHDYKGFYRQEIQFRKNTLRPPFSRMFRMVFVHSDEKKAEKVCQKAENLLKGVLEKYKSDIILFVAKPAPVAKLEGKARYHILLKVRTGKSTAAIQKALWEVWESVRKDGSLVSFDVDPYDVN, from the coding sequence ATGGAAAAGCGATATGTGGAAGTGATCGTAGACGTTGCGCATAGCAGTGTCGATAAAATATTTGATTATGAACTGCCGGAAGGAATGGAGGCGCAGGCCGGTAGCAGGATTTTAGCGCCTTTTGGCAGAACGCAGGTAGAGGGGATTGTGCTGGCCGTCAAGCAGGAGACTGCGCTAAGCCCGGAAAAGATCCGGGCAGTGCAGCGCGTTATCGACGAACAGCCGGTTGTAACGCAGGATCAGATTCTGCTGGCCAAGTATATGTGCGCCAAATACCATGCGACGATGGCCTTCTGCCTGCGGCTGATGTTTCCGGCAAAACTGCGGGGCGAGCGGATTCGCCCAAAACTCATCCGGGTCGCCGAAGTTGTGAGCCGGGAAAAATTGGCTGAAGAGGAGAAAAAGTGCTATACAAAAGAGGGTGTCGTCCGGGCAAAAAACAGGCTCAAAACCATTTGCAAGCTGAAAGAGAGCGGCAAAATGCCGACGGCACTGCTGGATGCGCCCTCCGTCCGCTATCTGCGGGACAGCGGTGCGGTTGCTATCCAGGAGGAGCAGGAATACCGGGAGCCTTATGCGGAGATCGCGGCGCAGGAAAAGAAGATCGAGCTAAATCCGGAGCAGAAAGCGGCGGCAGAGCAGATTAGCCGTGCGGTAGAGCAGGGCGATAAACAGGTATTTTTGCTGCATGGCGTAACCGGGAGCGGGAAGACAGAGGTCTATATCGCCTGCGTGCGCCGCGCGCTGGAGCTTGGGAAATCGGCCATCGTTCTGGTGCCGGAAATTGCACTAACGCCCCAAATGCTGGGCGAGTTTTCGCGAAATTTTCCGGGAGAGATCGCGGTTTTTCACAGCGGGCTTTCGGACGGCGAGCGGTTCGACGAGTGGAGGCGGCTGCGCCAGGGGCAGGCACATATCATCCTTGGCGCGCGTTCTGCGGTTTTCATGCCGGCAGAGAACTTGGGGCTCATCATTTTGGACGAGGAGCACGAGGCAAGCTATAAAGCCGAAAATTTCCCGCCCTATCATGCGGCGGACATTGCCAAAATGCGGGCGGCGATTAGCCAGGCTAGCGTCGTTCTGGCCAGCGCGACGCCGCTCATCGAGGATTACGCCAAGACAGAGCTGGGCATCTATCAGCTGGTGGAGCTGCCGCACCGGGTGGCGGGGCGCAAGATGCCGCCCATCATGCTGGTGGATATGAAGAAGGAGTTTTTGCGCGGCAACCGGGGAATGCTGAGCCTGGCGCTTCAAAGAGAGATGGCAGAGGTTTTGGAGAAGGGCGAGCAGGGCATTTTATTTTTGAACCGGCGGGGTTATGCGAGCAGCGTGATCTGCCCGTCCTGCGGCCACGCGCGCATGTGTTCGCATTGCGATGTCCCCCTCAAATATCACAAAAACGACGGGCAGCTGCACTGCCACTATTGCGGCAGAGTGTTCCCGCTGGAGGCGCAGTGCCCGGACTGCGGAGAGCCTTTTTACAAGCTCTCCGGGGCAGGGACCGAGCGCATTGAAGAGGAAGTGCGCCGAATTTTTCCCCGCGCGCGGGTGCTTCGGATGGATTTTGATACCACGCGCAAAAAGAACGCGCATCAGGAGATTTTTCAGGCTTTCCGCAAAGGAGAAGCGGATTTTCTCATCGGCACGCAGATGATCTCCCGCGGGCTGGATTTCCCGGGCGTAACGCTGGCGGCAGTGCTGGCGGCGGATACCATGCTGACGACAGGGGATTACCGCCAGGAGGAGCGCACGTTTGCCATGATCGAGCAGGTCGGCGGAAGGGCTGGCCGCGCCCGGCCGGGCAAAGTTGTGGTGCAGACGTATAACCCAGAGCACTATGCCATCGGGTTTGCGGCCAGGCACGATTATAAAGGGTTTTACCGGCAGGAGATCCAGTTCCGCAAAAACACTCTGCGCCCGCCTTTTTCCAGGATGTTCCGCATGGTTTTTGTGCACAGCGATGAGAAAAAAGCGGAGAAAGTATGCCAAAAGGCAGAAAATCTGCTAAAAGGCGTGCTTGAGAAGTATAAATCTGATATAATTTTGTTTGTGGCGAAGCCGGCCCCGGTGGCAAAACTCGAGGGCAAGGCGCGCTACCATATTTTGCTCAAGGTAAGGACGGGCAAAAGCACAGCGGCCATTCAGAAGGCGCTCTGGGAGGTTTGGGAGAGCGTCAGAAAAGACGGCTCGCTGGTGAGCTTTGATGTCGATCCATACGATGTGAATTAG
- the def gene encoding peptide deformylase, giving the protein MALRNIVQEPNETLRKKCRKVEKITERILQLLDDMKETLAKADGVGLAAPQVGVLRRVVIIDVGEGPMELINPEILEAAGEQTGEEGCLSVAGRWGVVTRPNYVKVKAMDRQGKERIYEGEGLLARAFCHEIDHLDGRLFIDIMKEEIMEDADEE; this is encoded by the coding sequence ATGGCACTTCGCAATATTGTTCAGGAACCAAATGAGACGCTGAGAAAAAAATGCAGGAAGGTTGAGAAAATTACAGAGCGAATTTTACAGCTTTTGGATGATATGAAGGAGACGCTGGCCAAGGCGGACGGTGTGGGCCTGGCGGCGCCGCAGGTCGGCGTGCTGCGCCGGGTGGTGATCATCGATGTGGGCGAGGGCCCAATGGAGCTGATCAATCCCGAGATTTTGGAAGCCGCCGGAGAGCAGACGGGAGAAGAGGGCTGTCTTTCGGTTGCCGGGCGCTGGGGCGTGGTTACCCGGCCGAACTATGTCAAAGTAAAGGCCATGGATCGCCAGGGCAAAGAGCGCATTTATGAAGGTGAGGGGCTATTGGCCCGGGCATTTTGCCACGAGATCGATCATCTGGATGGCAGGCTTTTTATCGATATTATGAAGGAAGAGATCATGGAGGATGCGGATGAAGAGTAA
- the fmt gene encoding methionyl-tRNA formyltransferase gives MKSKSELRIAFLGTPEFAVPSLRMLVEEGYRVCGVFTQPDRPKGRGHKLIAPPVKEYAQEQGIPVFQFERISRDGMQALEELAPDLLITAAFGQILSRALLEKLPLGCINVHASLLPKYRGAAPIEQAILHGEKKTGITTMYTVYEIDAGDILEQDELEIAPEDTGGSLREKLSLLGAQTLSRTLEKLLNGTLKATAQNPEEATYYPMFPRGFGKVDFTKSAREVCDFIRGINPAPGAFMQMGDQKIKLFLAKEAAAEGTPGQILQAGAKEGLVIACGKGAAEILRLQYPGSRQMDARDFLRGRSGIFQPGDCVEGE, from the coding sequence ATGAAGAGTAAGAGCGAGCTTAGGATCGCTTTTTTGGGCACGCCGGAATTTGCCGTGCCCTCTTTGCGGATGCTGGTGGAAGAGGGATACCGGGTTTGCGGTGTCTTTACACAGCCCGACCGCCCAAAGGGCCGCGGGCATAAGCTGATTGCCCCGCCTGTGAAAGAATATGCGCAGGAACAGGGCATTCCCGTCTTTCAGTTTGAGCGCATTTCCCGGGACGGTATGCAGGCGCTGGAGGAACTCGCGCCGGATCTGCTCATTACAGCGGCTTTTGGCCAGATCTTGTCCCGGGCGCTTCTGGAAAAACTCCCGCTCGGGTGCATCAATGTGCACGCATCCCTGCTGCCCAAATACCGCGGGGCGGCGCCCATCGAGCAGGCGATTTTGCATGGAGAGAAAAAGACGGGCATCACGACCATGTACACCGTCTACGAGATAGATGCCGGGGATATTTTGGAGCAGGACGAGCTTGAGATTGCCCCGGAGGATACGGGCGGCTCTTTGCGGGAGAAGTTATCCCTGCTGGGGGCGCAGACGCTAAGCCGCACGCTGGAAAAGCTGCTGAATGGGACGCTTAAGGCCACTGCTCAAAATCCGGAAGAGGCGACGTATTACCCCATGTTTCCAAGAGGCTTTGGAAAGGTGGATTTTACCAAAAGTGCAAGGGAAGTCTGCGATTTTATCCGGGGAATCAACCCGGCGCCTGGCGCTTTTATGCAGATGGGCGATCAAAAGATCAAGCTGTTTTTGGCCAAAGAGGCGGCAGCAGAGGGAACGCCCGGGCAGATTTTGCAGGCCGGCGCAAAGGAAGGGCTTGTGATCGCCTGTGGGAAGGGCGCGGCGGAGATTCTGCGCCTGCAATATCCTGGTTCGAGGCAGATGGACGCCAGGGATTTTCTGAGAGGGAGAAGCGGCATTTTCCAGCCGGGAGATTGCGTAGAAGGGGAGTAG
- the rsmB gene encoding 16S rRNA (cytosine(967)-C(5))-methyltransferase RsmB, whose protein sequence is MKQRQLALKILGEVEEGSFLNLALKKQLKGLPEQERRFVAALLYTTLENKGRIDYVIDCFARGKRIHKLVRNVLRLGVCQLMFFETVPESAAVNESVKLMEKSPKRQLKGFVNAVLRNIAENMGKIEYPSQQEQPAQYLSVLYSYPLWLAEKYISEYGFDFAEEMLSYHKQAADTCVRANRLKISGQELLLKLEGRGYACRAGQYIPDCFYIRNMTGIDELDLFQKGLMAVQGEASMIVAEAAQVRPGQAVLDACAAPGGKTAYLAQFAPGRLEAFELHEHRAALMQENFERLGVGAECKVWDASIFCQENEQAFDCVLVDAPCSALGLLYRKPDIKYTKTPEEIAQLSQTQKSILTACAEYVKPGGRLVYSTCTMSREENEENIAWFLKKFPQYRQANLAAMLPERLMSRARGGTLQLFPHLDGIDGFFLAVLERE, encoded by the coding sequence GTGAAGCAAAGGCAGTTGGCTCTAAAAATTTTAGGCGAAGTAGAAGAGGGCAGTTTTTTAAATCTGGCGCTCAAAAAGCAGCTGAAGGGGTTGCCAGAGCAGGAGCGCCGTTTTGTTGCTGCGCTTTTATATACCACGCTGGAAAATAAGGGGCGCATCGACTACGTCATCGACTGTTTTGCCCGGGGAAAACGGATTCATAAGCTGGTGCGCAATGTGCTGCGCCTGGGCGTCTGCCAGCTGATGTTTTTTGAGACGGTTCCCGAGAGCGCGGCCGTCAACGAGAGCGTGAAGCTTATGGAGAAATCGCCCAAACGGCAGCTCAAAGGGTTCGTCAACGCTGTCCTGCGCAATATTGCCGAAAATATGGGCAAAATTGAGTATCCTTCCCAGCAGGAGCAGCCGGCGCAGTATCTTTCTGTGCTTTATAGCTACCCGCTTTGGCTGGCGGAGAAATATATTTCGGAATACGGGTTTGATTTTGCAGAGGAGATGCTCTCCTATCATAAGCAGGCGGCGGATACCTGCGTGCGGGCCAACCGCCTGAAAATTTCAGGGCAGGAACTGCTCTTAAAACTCGAAGGGCGGGGATATGCCTGCCGTGCCGGGCAGTATATCCCGGATTGCTTCTATATCCGCAACATGACCGGCATCGATGAGCTGGATCTCTTTCAAAAGGGCCTGATGGCAGTGCAGGGCGAGGCCTCCATGATCGTGGCGGAGGCGGCGCAGGTGCGGCCGGGGCAGGCAGTTTTGGATGCCTGCGCGGCCCCGGGCGGCAAAACCGCATACCTCGCACAGTTTGCGCCGGGAAGGCTGGAGGCTTTTGAACTGCATGAACACCGGGCGGCGCTCATGCAGGAGAACTTTGAGCGCCTGGGCGTCGGGGCAGAGTGCAAAGTTTGGGATGCAAGCATCTTCTGCCAGGAAAATGAGCAGGCGTTTGACTGCGTCTTGGTGGATGCGCCCTGCTCTGCGCTGGGGCTGCTCTACAGAAAGCCGGATATCAAATACACGAAAACGCCGGAGGAGATAGCACAGCTATCCCAAACGCAGAAGAGCATTCTGACGGCCTGCGCGGAGTATGTGAAGCCGGGCGGGCGGCTGGTCTATTCCACCTGTACCATGAGCCGGGAGGAAAATGAGGAAAACATCGCCTGGTTTTTGAAAAAATTTCCGCAGTATCGCCAGGCGAATTTGGCGGCGATGCTGCCCGAGCGGCTGATGAGCCGGGCGAGAGGGGGAACCCTTCAGCTCTTCCCGCACCTGGACGGCATTGACGGCTTCTTTTTGGCAGTTTTGGAGAGAGAATAG
- the rlmN gene encoding 23S rRNA (adenine(2503)-C(2))-methyltransferase RlmN — protein sequence MTTLLDLSLAELKQRIEEIGEKGFRAGQIYAWLTACVPFEQMSNLSKPLREKLREHFSEGYPEILQKLCSKDGTKKYLLQMADESVVECVLMNYEYGRTLCISTQVGCAMGCAFCASTKGGLRRNLSAGEILGQVLRVNADLGSGRNITNVVLMGTGEPLGNYDAVVGFLRLIHQKESLGMSMRNISLSTCGLAPEIYRFAEEGLGATLCLSLHSAIQQKREQLMPIARKYPLHQVIRAMQAYSEKSGRRVIYEYILIAGLNDGKEDLDALEGLLGGQNCHINLIPCNATDGRFAAPTKGQVYRFLAGLDERGLSATVRRTLGEDIDGACGQLRARYLGLLDRTE from the coding sequence ATGACGACGCTTTTGGATTTATCGCTGGCAGAGCTCAAACAGCGGATAGAAGAAATTGGGGAAAAAGGGTTTCGCGCCGGGCAGATCTATGCCTGGCTGACGGCCTGCGTTCCCTTCGAGCAGATGAGCAATTTATCAAAGCCGCTAAGGGAAAAACTGCGGGAGCACTTTTCAGAGGGCTATCCGGAGATTTTGCAAAAGCTCTGCTCCAAAGACGGGACGAAAAAATACCTCTTGCAGATGGCGGATGAGAGCGTTGTCGAGTGCGTGCTGATGAACTATGAATACGGCAGGACGCTCTGCATTTCCACGCAGGTTGGATGCGCCATGGGCTGTGCTTTTTGCGCTTCGACAAAAGGCGGGCTGCGCAGGAACCTCTCGGCAGGGGAAATCCTGGGGCAGGTTTTGCGCGTCAACGCAGATCTGGGCAGCGGAAGGAATATCACAAACGTCGTGCTGATGGGGACGGGTGAGCCTCTGGGCAACTATGATGCCGTCGTCGGCTTTCTGCGGCTGATCCATCAAAAAGAGAGCCTTGGCATGAGCATGCGCAATATCTCGCTTTCCACCTGCGGGCTTGCGCCGGAAATCTACCGCTTTGCAGAAGAAGGGCTTGGGGCGACGCTCTGCCTTTCCCTGCACAGCGCAATTCAGCAAAAACGCGAGCAGCTCATGCCCATCGCGCGCAAATATCCATTGCACCAAGTGATCCGGGCGATGCAGGCTTACAGCGAAAAAAGCGGCAGGCGCGTGATCTATGAATATATTCTGATTGCCGGGCTAAACGATGGCAAAGAGGATTTGGATGCTTTGGAAGGCCTGCTGGGTGGGCAGAACTGCCATATCAACCTGATCCCGTGCAACGCGACAGACGGCAGGTTTGCGGCGCCCACCAAAGGGCAGGTTTACCGCTTTCTGGCCGGGCTTGATGAGCGCGGGCTTTCGGCGACGGTACGCCGCACGCTGGGAGAGGATATCGACGGCGCCTGCGGTCAGCTGAGAGCCAGATACCTGGGACTTCTGGATAGGACGGAGTAA